The following proteins are encoded in a genomic region of Arachis stenosperma cultivar V10309 chromosome 4, arast.V10309.gnm1.PFL2, whole genome shotgun sequence:
- the LOC130977120 gene encoding uncharacterized protein LOC130977120 isoform X1 produces MVCSLGIGRMEVMAKFLAAGSFSQTIADDFGRSAAEYICRELREADEANLLDEEDMHVYGQSPMTDLLQLVCCNFCKKPIKDSQYASHAELCRSLKLTEQTSLELDGSTGNRKPPRKEKKKLSTSCAPAAVREQRKYESMDNIDTGASQSPLNSQVRVTAFSNVAKDATPMMEDTRTNPGNRDHPASVMNPPTKRRKATASTYLPLPETHVTEYGVTKTASFTDGFTCKDLLDRTVSEHEDLNQKNLGLVHEQLTAKNDFPAPLATKIYYSQRRNRLRASIRHLYFQNMCEELHHDVSQNMSPVQDSSQMNPSFERMDNVPNKESNSPALCQAQNSCQILAKSSEISMLKEGPPSGGLSNQFLVDNVSRSAATHTGLTRSNFLSKPYSFASNTGNPLGTIQQPNGSVPVI; encoded by the exons ATGGTATGTTCCCTTGGGATTGGAAGAATGGAAGTCATGGCAAAGTTTCTAGCTGCTGGGAGTTTCTCCCAAACCATTGCAG ATGACTTTGGCAGGTCAGCTGCTGAGTATATTTGCAGAGAACTACGTGAGGCAGATGAAGCAAATTTACTTGATGAAGAAG ATATGCATGTGTATGGTCAGAGTCCTATGACTGATCTATTGCAGCTG GTATGCTGTAACTTTTGCAAGAAACCAATCAAGGATAGCCAGTATGCCAGTCATGCAG AACTTTGTAGGTCATTAAAGCTTACAGAACAAACTAGCTTGGAGCTTGATGGCAGCACAGGGAATCGAAAACCTCccaggaaagaaaagaaaaagttatCAACTTCATGTGCAC CTGCTGCAGTTCGGGAGCAGAGGAAATATGAATCTATGGATAATATTGATACTGGTGCATCACAATCACCCTTGAACAGTCAAGTCAGAGTGACTGCCTTCTCAAATGTAGCGAAAG ATGCGACACCTATGATGGAGGATACAAGAACTAATCCTGGAAATAGAGATCACCCAGCTTCTGTAATGAATCCTCCAACTAAACGTCGTAAAGC GACAGCCAGCACATATCTACCTTTACCCGAAACTCATGTAACAGAATATGGAGTGACAAAAACTGCGAGCTTCACAGATGGATTTACAT GCAAGGATTTGCTTGACAGAACTGTTTCTGAACATGAAGACCTCAACCAGAAAAACCTTGGGCTGGTCCATGAGCAACTCACGGCGAAGAATG ATTTTCCTGCACCCCTTGCTACAAAGATATATTATTCACAAAGGAGAAATCGATTGCGTGCTTCAATTCGTCATCTATATTTCCAGAACATGTGTGAGGAATTACATCATGATGTAAGTCAAAATATGTCACCAGTACAAGATTCAAGTCAAATGAACCCTTCATTTGAAAGAATGGATAATGTGCCGAACAAGGAG AGCAATTCACCAGCCTTGTGTCAGGCACAAAATTCTTGTCAGATTCTTGCAAAAAGCTCAGAAATATCCATGCTTAAAGAAGGTCCGCCAAGTGGTGGCTTGTCGAATCAGTTTCTTGTTGATAATGTTTCAAGGTCTGCAGCTACCCATACGGGTTTGACAAGAAGCAACTTTCTTTCAAAACCTTATTCTTTTGCTAGCAACACAG
- the LOC130977120 gene encoding uncharacterized protein LOC130977120 isoform X2, translating to MVCSLGIGRMEVMAKFLAAGSFSQTIADDFGRSAAEYICRELREADEANLLDEEDMHVYGQSPMTDLLQLVCCNFCKKPIKDSQYASHAELCRSLKLTEQTSLELDGSTGNRKPPRKEKKKLSTSCALREQRKYESMDNIDTGASQSPLNSQVRVTAFSNVAKDATPMMEDTRTNPGNRDHPASVMNPPTKRRKATASTYLPLPETHVTEYGVTKTASFTDGFTCKDLLDRTVSEHEDLNQKNLGLVHEQLTAKNDFPAPLATKIYYSQRRNRLRASIRHLYFQNMCEELHHDVSQNMSPVQDSSQMNPSFERMDNVPNKESNSPALCQAQNSCQILAKSSEISMLKEGPPSGGLSNQFLVDNVSRSAATHTGLTRSNFLSKPYSFASNTGNPLGTIQQPNGSVPVI from the exons ATGGTATGTTCCCTTGGGATTGGAAGAATGGAAGTCATGGCAAAGTTTCTAGCTGCTGGGAGTTTCTCCCAAACCATTGCAG ATGACTTTGGCAGGTCAGCTGCTGAGTATATTTGCAGAGAACTACGTGAGGCAGATGAAGCAAATTTACTTGATGAAGAAG ATATGCATGTGTATGGTCAGAGTCCTATGACTGATCTATTGCAGCTG GTATGCTGTAACTTTTGCAAGAAACCAATCAAGGATAGCCAGTATGCCAGTCATGCAG AACTTTGTAGGTCATTAAAGCTTACAGAACAAACTAGCTTGGAGCTTGATGGCAGCACAGGGAATCGAAAACCTCccaggaaagaaaagaaaaagttatCAACTTCATGTGCAC TTCGGGAGCAGAGGAAATATGAATCTATGGATAATATTGATACTGGTGCATCACAATCACCCTTGAACAGTCAAGTCAGAGTGACTGCCTTCTCAAATGTAGCGAAAG ATGCGACACCTATGATGGAGGATACAAGAACTAATCCTGGAAATAGAGATCACCCAGCTTCTGTAATGAATCCTCCAACTAAACGTCGTAAAGC GACAGCCAGCACATATCTACCTTTACCCGAAACTCATGTAACAGAATATGGAGTGACAAAAACTGCGAGCTTCACAGATGGATTTACAT GCAAGGATTTGCTTGACAGAACTGTTTCTGAACATGAAGACCTCAACCAGAAAAACCTTGGGCTGGTCCATGAGCAACTCACGGCGAAGAATG ATTTTCCTGCACCCCTTGCTACAAAGATATATTATTCACAAAGGAGAAATCGATTGCGTGCTTCAATTCGTCATCTATATTTCCAGAACATGTGTGAGGAATTACATCATGATGTAAGTCAAAATATGTCACCAGTACAAGATTCAAGTCAAATGAACCCTTCATTTGAAAGAATGGATAATGTGCCGAACAAGGAG AGCAATTCACCAGCCTTGTGTCAGGCACAAAATTCTTGTCAGATTCTTGCAAAAAGCTCAGAAATATCCATGCTTAAAGAAGGTCCGCCAAGTGGTGGCTTGTCGAATCAGTTTCTTGTTGATAATGTTTCAAGGTCTGCAGCTACCCATACGGGTTTGACAAGAAGCAACTTTCTTTCAAAACCTTATTCTTTTGCTAGCAACACAG
- the LOC130976724 gene encoding vesicle-associated protein 2-2-like isoform X1 has product MDTELLQIEPPHLTFVFELKKQSSCLVHLANNASHYVAFKVKTTSPKKYCVRPTIGIIKPHASCDFTVTMQPQRSAPPDFQCKDKFLIQSTIVPVGTTPDQISSQFFSKETGNYVEEKKLRVVLISPPSSPVLLPVNSDLYHHDSLAGYKDRIPTVDGLENLPPSLTVAEEKSLEPTQDMEEDTTGEDMISKHVENDPRTQSKIEVEIGMKQGEDDLRLNLAKDYEELKSRLSIMESKLREADETIAKLTEEKCTNTREKNLLKLELEMLKRKRNMKRPQVGFPLLFVCVVALVSVTVGYYVHP; this is encoded by the exons ATGGATACCGAGCTTCTCCAAATCGAACCCCCTCATCTCACCTTTGTCT TTGAATTGAAGAAACAGAGTTCCTGCCTCGTGCATCTTGCCAACAACGCCTCTCATTATGTTGCTTTTAAG GTTAAAACGACGTCGCCTAAGAAATACTGCGTTAGACCAACCATTGGCATCATCAAGCCTCACGCTTCCTGTGATTTCACCG TTACTATGCAGCCTCAGCGCTCAGCACCACCGGATTTCCAATGCAAGGACAAGTTCCTCATTCAGAGCACCATTGTTCCCGTTGGAACAACACCCGAtcaaatctcttctcaattc TTCTCTAAGGAGACCGGCAACTAtgtggaggagaagaagctcaGGGTTGTTCTCATCAGTCCTCCTTCTTCGCCGGTCTTGCTTCCGGTGAACTCAGATCTCTACCACCACGACTCGCTAGCTGGCTACAAGGATAGGATTCCAACTGTGGATGGACTTGAAAACCTACCTCCCTCTCTTACA GTTGCTGAGGAGAAAAGTTTGGAACCAACACAGGATATGGAGGAGGACACGACTGGTGAGGACATGATTTCGAAACATGTGGAGAATGACCCTCGGACTCAGAGTAAAATTGAGGTTGAGATTGGCATGAAGCAAGGGGAGGATGATTTGCGGTTGAATTTAGCCAAGGATTATGAGGAATTGAAGTCAAGGCTAAGTATAATGGAGTCTAAGCTAAGAGAG GCTGACGAAACAATTGCGAAGCTAACTGAAGAGAAGTGCACAAACACTCGAGAAAAGAATCTGCTTAAGTTAGAGTTG GAGATGTTGAAGAGGAAAAGGAATATGAAAAGACCTCAGGTGGGGTTTCCATTGTTGTTTGTTTGCGTGGTTGCACTTGTCAGTGTGACAGTGGGATATTATGTGCATCCATAA
- the LOC130976724 gene encoding vesicle-associated protein 2-2-like isoform X2, with the protein MDTELLQIEPPHLTFVFELKKQSSCLVHLANNASHYVAFKVKTTSPKKYCVRPTIGIIKPHASCDFTVTMQPQRSAPPDFQCKDKFLIQSTIVPVGTTPDQISSQFFSKETGNYVEEKKLRVVLISPPSSPVLLPVNSDLYHHDSLAGYKDRIPTVDGLENLPPSLTVAEEKSLEPTQDMEEDTTGEDMISKHVENDPRTQSKIEVEIGMKQGEDDLRLNLAKDYEELKSRLSIMESKLREADETIAKLTEEKCTNTREKNLLKLELMLKRKRNMKRPQVGFPLLFVCVVALVSVTVGYYVHP; encoded by the exons ATGGATACCGAGCTTCTCCAAATCGAACCCCCTCATCTCACCTTTGTCT TTGAATTGAAGAAACAGAGTTCCTGCCTCGTGCATCTTGCCAACAACGCCTCTCATTATGTTGCTTTTAAG GTTAAAACGACGTCGCCTAAGAAATACTGCGTTAGACCAACCATTGGCATCATCAAGCCTCACGCTTCCTGTGATTTCACCG TTACTATGCAGCCTCAGCGCTCAGCACCACCGGATTTCCAATGCAAGGACAAGTTCCTCATTCAGAGCACCATTGTTCCCGTTGGAACAACACCCGAtcaaatctcttctcaattc TTCTCTAAGGAGACCGGCAACTAtgtggaggagaagaagctcaGGGTTGTTCTCATCAGTCCTCCTTCTTCGCCGGTCTTGCTTCCGGTGAACTCAGATCTCTACCACCACGACTCGCTAGCTGGCTACAAGGATAGGATTCCAACTGTGGATGGACTTGAAAACCTACCTCCCTCTCTTACA GTTGCTGAGGAGAAAAGTTTGGAACCAACACAGGATATGGAGGAGGACACGACTGGTGAGGACATGATTTCGAAACATGTGGAGAATGACCCTCGGACTCAGAGTAAAATTGAGGTTGAGATTGGCATGAAGCAAGGGGAGGATGATTTGCGGTTGAATTTAGCCAAGGATTATGAGGAATTGAAGTCAAGGCTAAGTATAATGGAGTCTAAGCTAAGAGAG GCTGACGAAACAATTGCGAAGCTAACTGAAGAGAAGTGCACAAACACTCGAGAAAAGAATCTGCTTAAGTTAGAGTTG ATGTTGAAGAGGAAAAGGAATATGAAAAGACCTCAGGTGGGGTTTCCATTGTTGTTTGTTTGCGTGGTTGCACTTGTCAGTGTGACAGTGGGATATTATGTGCATCCATAA
- the LOC130974428 gene encoding secreted RxLR effector protein 161-like yields the protein MDILKDAGFENCKLASTPMDYSTKLSKTEGVPLSDSTEYRRLVGKLLYLTNTRPDISFAIRKLSQYLDHPTTSHLSAVHRILRYIKASPATGIMFSATSDLCVTGFADSDWAACPDSRRSVIAYCFYIGTALVSWKSKKQVTVACSSTEAEYRALAAATKEAIWLSFILKDLGMPLTKPISTYCDRQSAIHIASNPVFHERTKHIKADCHILRDKFQEGLIHLLPISTIE from the coding sequence ATGGACATCTTGAAGGATGCTGGTTTTGAGAACTGCAAGCTTGCTTCTACTCCTATGGACTACAGTACTAAACTCAGCAAAACTGAAGGCGTTCCCCTCTCAGATTCTACAGAATACCGAAGGTTAGTTGGCAAATTGCTCTATTTGACCAACACCCGGCCTGACATTAGCTTTGCCATTAGAAAGTTGAGTCAATACCTTGACCACCCCACTACTTCTCACCTCAGTGCTGTCCATCGAATCCTCAGATACATCAAAGCTTCACCTGCCACTGGCATAATGTTCTCGGCCACCTCTGATCTCTGTGTCACTGGATTTGCTGATTCCGATTGGGCAGCATGTCCTGATTCAAGAAGATCTGTGATAGCCTACTGCTTCTACATCGGCACTGCCCTGGTTTCATGGAAGAGCAAAAAGCAAGTGACAGTTGCTTGTAGTTCAACCGAAGCTGAATATCGAGCGCTTGCCGCTGCTACTAAGGAGGCTATTTGGCTCAGTTTCATTTTGAAGGACTTGGGAATGCCTCTCACTAAGCCCATTAGCACCTACTGTGATAGGCAATCTGCAATTCACATCGCCTCCAACCCGGTGTTCCACGAGCGCACGAAGCATATAAAGGCCGATTGTCACATTTTACGCGACAAGTTCCAAGAAGGTCTTATTCATCTTCTTCCCATCTCTACCATTGAATAG
- the LOC130973317 gene encoding acyl carrier protein 1, chloroplastic-like: protein MKVPLTPSLYKTILNCASFLHSHYHKHSSRALRPNLRSLFLPVKMASFTATSISIISLAKSSLVPSARISSPNSVSLSIKGRRFPSITLQPTGRRFQVTCATKQETVQKVCDIVKKQLALPEGSSVTGESKFAALGADSLDTVEIVMGLEEEFGISVEEESAQSITTVQEAADMIDKLLESKTD, encoded by the exons ATGAAAGTGCCGCTAACTCCGTCGCTATATAAAACCATTCTTAACTGCGCCTCATTTCTTCATTCTCATTACCACAAACACTCTTCTCGTGCTCTCCGTCCAAATCTCAGATCTCTCTTTCTCCCTGTGAAAATGGCTTCCTTTACAGCTACCTCCATCTCAATCATCTCTCTCGCCAAGTCCTCACTG GTTCCTTCAGCCAGGATCAGTAGCCCGAATTCAGTTTCCCTCTCAATCAAAGGAAGGAGATTTCCATCAATTACATTGCAGCCTACAGGACGTAGGTTTCAAGTTACATGCGCG ACGAAGCAGGAGACAGTGCAGAAGGTCTGTGACATAGTCAAGAAGCAATTGGCACTGCCAGAGGGTTCAAGTGTCACTGGAGAGTCCAAGTTTGCTGCCCTTGGAGCTGATTCTCTTGACACA GTTGAGATTGTGATGGGACTGGAAGAGGAATTCGGTATCAGCGTCGAGGAGGAGAGCGCACAGAGCATCACCACCGTTCAAGAAGCTGCTGACATGATTGATAAGCTTCTCGAGAGCAAGACTGATTAA
- the LOC130977040 gene encoding classical arabinogalactan protein 25-like: MASSASSSSSSSCSVHISLMIIIMASMPSKLHSSPSQPYIPKIPTQSSSSSATSTDPPTSSSSSSSSSTKSPFQPLSPDIAPLFPSPGGGVFPTPASGSEIPTIPSTPSTPNPDDIIAPGPLSAFSPMQSSSTAPRTLASNAAIAAFAGLAAAYYCSMQHMRV, translated from the coding sequence ATGGCAtcatcagcatcatcatcatcatcatcatcatgcagtGTTCATATTTCACTAATGATCATCATCATGGCCTCCATGCCCTCAAAACTCCATTCATCACCTTCACAACCTTACATTCCCAAGATTCCAACTcaatcttcttcttcatcagcAACATCAACAGATCCTCCtacatcttcttcttcttcttcttcttcttctactaaatCTCCTTTTCAACCGTTGTCACCAGATATTGCTCCACTCTTTCCTTCTCCTGGTGGTGGTGTGTTCCCTACTCCTGCTTCTGGCTCTGAAATCCCCACAATTCCTTCAACCCCAAGCACTCCAAACCCAGATGACATTATTGCCCCTGGCCCACTTTCTGCATTCTCACCAATGCAATCTTCTTCCACTGCTCCAAGAACTCTTGCTTCTAATGCAGCCATTGCAGCTTTTGCAGGCTTAGCAGCAGCATACTATTGTTCTATGCAGCATATGAGAGTTTGA
- the LOC130973354 gene encoding serine/threonine-protein kinase RUNKEL — protein sequence MNQYHIYEAIGRGKYSTVYKGRKKKTIEYYAIKSVDKSQRSKVLHEVKILHSLDHQNVLKFYEWYETSAHLWLILEYCVGGDLLSILRQDNRLPEDSVHDLAYNLVKALQFLHSNGILYCDLKPSNILLDENGCAKLCDFGLARKVKDIKVASALPQAKRGTPSYMAPELFEDGGIHSYASDFWALGCVLYECYAGRPPFVGREFTQLVKSILLDPTPPLPGNPSRPFVNLINSLLVKDPAERIQWPELCGHAFWRTKYTLMPLPAQPAFDDMIELHAKPCLSERNGDKSSHNRTPPKYREKDVKGAVKKDENSISGSRGMETPNRATPNSHRTHTKGSGRTVEVKQKDPSNIGKRVNILRLSRIAKSNLHKENDKENYRRPLPNNAENDSEVKIENTDMELDFNESTEEDAPEEADGSEHTTVCDENQGKAEEFESNINHLDASPVVDTPVSNDPRSLDHESTPAHPDISVISPSVSPQVKKHRVKDDAGSGLDSDSSRPSNNLSQVLWHASDLSVRPVMPSRKVDKVSETIPSLPFETLQAADFVKMPKEQLEAVQNRIITILNGNTSIGEKQNVIRYLERLSSNADAANILTNGPIMLMLVKFLRQSKASALRVQLASLIGLLIRHSTVVDDSLASSGILGSLTDGLRDKQEKVRRFSMAALGELLFYISTQNGDCSKDNIPLESPSKDNRTTCGWQVPNALLSLVSSMLRKGEDDITQLYALRTIENIFSQGGSWVGRLSSQDVISNLCYIYRAAGKQESMRLTAGSCLVRLVRFNPPSIQLVAEKLSFKDLASSLVKGSPREQQVSLNLLNMAMLGSHMLTNIGRYLIPLAEDKNLIPSLLSLVEQGSEILKGKALFFVALLCKHGRRWLPHFFCSQKLLSVVDRLGKEKDTYVRQCLDAFVNIVASTIPGLLDIITGDIQQMMGGRRHGHISALTSRSAPKTNIHLFPVVLHLVSSSTFKHKVVTIQVLRQLANLIKLIETPFQGRDDFQITLLRILESVTEESRVLFGNPDIFIREILPSLTVLYKGNKDGDARFLCLKIFFDAMIILLSEPIEEEQRLKDLKSISNTRFLPLYPTFIEDEDPIPIFAQRLLVMLLEFSFITIPDILHLKIISQCFEFLLGDLSNANVNNVKLCLALASAPEMETKLLSQLKVVRRIGNFLEFVCAKEMEDLLEPTLGLCMAFLARSVTCGKEPTLLGDCPPEVSGVVDPQQCIRDIMDFGSNVGVMLALSASAKTNIADIASKCVVLLLKAAPREATTGLLTNLPKVSVILESWNRGISHLIVQRMLHALGYACKQYLLHAMILSISMPEISRIEVIVSELKSSGVPGLAKTAALAALELQRLPRCI from the exons GATAACCGACTTCCTGAAGATTCAGTTCATGATCTTGCTTACAATCTAGTCAAGGCTTTGCA GTTTTTACATTCAAATGGAATACTTTATTGTGACCTTAAACCATCAAACATCCTACTAGACGAAAATGGGTGTGCAAAG TTATGTGATTTTGGATTGGCTAGAAAGGTGAAAGATATAAAAGTTGCTTCTGCG TTGCCTCAAGCCAAACGTGGAACACCCTCTTACATGGCTCCAGAGCTTTTTGAGGATGGCGGAATCCATTCTTATGCTTCTGATTTCTGGGCCCTAGGCTGTGTATTATATGAATGTTATGCTGGGAGACCTCCTTTTGTGGGAAGAGAATTCACTCAGCTTGTAAAGTCCATCCTTTTGGATCCAACTCCTCCTCTCCCTGGTAATCCAAGTCGACCATTTgtcaatttaattaattctcTGCTGGTGAAAGATCCAGCTGAGAGAATACAATGGCCTGAGCTTTGTGGACACGCTTTTTGGAGAACCAAATACACTTTGATGCCCTTGCCTGCTCAACCGGCATTTGATGATATGATAGAGCTACATGCTAAACCATGCTTATCAGAGCGAAACGGTGATAAGTCCTCTCATAACAGGACCCCTCCAAAATATCGTGAAAAAGATGTAAAGGGGGCGGTGAAGAAGGATGAGAATTCAATTTCAGGGTCTAGAGGCATGGAAACACCAAATAGGGCAACACCTAATAGCCATAGAACACACACAAAGGGTTCTGGCAGAACAGTTGAGGTGAAGCAAAAGGATCCTTCCAATATTGGCAAAAGAGTGAATATTTTGAGGTTGTCAAGAATAGCAAAATCAAATCTACATAAAGAAAATGACAAGGAAAATTACAGGCGTCCCTTACCTAATAATGCTGAGAATGATTCTGAAGTCAAAATTGAGAACACTGACATGGAACTTGATTTTAATGAGAGTACAGAAGAAGATGCACCGGAAGAAGCAGATGGCTCCGAACATACAACTGTGTGTGATGAGAATCAAGGGAAAGCAGAGGAGTTTGAGAGCAATATTAACCACCTGGATGCCTCACCCGTTGTTGACACACCTGTCTCAAATGATCCAAGATCATTAGATCACGAGTCAACCCCTGCGCATCCTGACATATCTGTTATTTCTCCTAGTGTAAGCCCTCAGGTGAAGAAGCATAGAGTTAAAGATGACGCAGGATCTGGTCTTGACTCAGATTCTTCAAGGCCATCTAACAACCTTTCCCAGGTTCTTTGGCATGCATCTGATCTCTCAGTTAGACCAGTAATGCCGAGCAGAAAAGTTGATAAAGTCTCAGAAACTATTCCCTCACTTCCTTTTGAAACTTTGCAAGCAGCTGATTTTGTCAAGATGCCAAAAGAGCAATTGGAGGCAGTCCAAAACCGAATTATAACCATTCTGAACGGGAATACAAGCATTGGGGAGAAACAGAATGTGATTAGGTATCTTGAGAGGTTAAGTAGTAATGCTGATGCAGCTAATATATTGACCAATGGCCCGATAATGCTCATGCTTGTGAAATTTCTTCGTCAATCCAAGGCATCAGCTCTTCGTGTTCAACTTGCTTCACTGATTGGTCTGTTGATTCGGCATTCTACTGTCGTTGATGACAGTTTGGCAAGTTCTGGAATTTTAGGCTCATTGACTGATGGCCTTAGAGACAAGCAGGAAAAAGTGAGGAGGTTTTCCATGGCTGCTTTAGGCGAGTTGCTATTCTACATATCCACTCAAAATGGCGATTGCAGTAAGGATAACATTCCACTTGAATCTCCATCAAAGGACAATAGGACTACATGTGGCTGGCAG GTTCCAAATGCATTATTATCATTAGTGTCATCAATGCTGAGGAAGGGTGAGGATGATATAACTCAACTGTATGCGTTGAGAACAATTGAGAATATTTTCAGTCAAGGAGGGTCGTGGGTGGGACGTTTAAGCAGTCAAGATGTCATTAGCAATCTTTGCTATATCTATAGGGCAGCAGGGAAACAAGAGAGCATGAGGCTTACTGCAGGATCATGCTTAGTGCGCTTAGTTCGGTTTAACCCTCCTAGCATTCAGTTGGTTGCGGAGAAACTGTCATTCAAGGACCTTGCTTCATCCCTTGTCAAGGGTAGTCCAAGAGAGCAGCAAGTCAGCCTAAATCTCCTTAACATGGCAATGCTTGGAAGTCACATGTTGACAAATATTGGAAGATACCTCATACCTCTTGCAGAGGACAAAAATTTGATCCCAAGTCTTTTGTCTCTCGTTGAGCAGGGTAGTGAAATTCTAAAAGGAAAGGCACTTTTCTTTGTGGCTCTACTTTGTAAGCATGGTAGGAGGTGGCTTCCACACTTCTTTTGTAGCCAAAAGCTACTTTCTGTGGTGGACAGGCtaggaaaagaaaaggataCATATGTGCGGCAGTGTTTAGATGCATTTGTCAACATTGTGGCATCTACTATTCCCGGTTTGCTAGATATAATAACTGGAGACATCCAACAAATGATGGGTGGAAGGCGCCATGGACACATTTCGGCTCTTACCAGCAGATCTGCTCCAAAAACCAACATTCATTTGTTTCCGGTTGTCCTTCATCTTGTTAGCAGTTCAACATTTAAACACAAAGTGGTTACAATTCAAGTCCTACGGCAGCTGGCCAATCTAATTAAACTCATTGAGACACCGTTTCAG GGAAGAGATGACTTCCAAATAACCCTTCTTCGCATTTTGGAGTCTGTCACAGAGGAATCTCGCGTGCTTTTCGGCAATCCGGATATTTTCATACGTGAAATACTCCCCAGTTTGACAGTTCTCTATAAGGGTAATAAGGATGGCGATGCTAGATTTTTGTGTCTTAAAATCTTTTTTGATGCCATGATTATTCTTttaagtgaaccaattgaagaAGAGCAAAGATTGAAGGATCTGAAATCCATATCAAACACCCGCTTTCTTCCTCTTTATCCAACTTTTATTGAAGATGAAGATCCTATTCCCATCTTTGCGCAGAGACTTCTTGTCATGCTACTAGAGTTCAGCTTTATTACAATTCCAGACATTCTACACCTTAAGATAATTTCACAATGCTTTGAGTTTTTGCTTGGTGATCTGTCAAATGCAAATGTGAATAATGTTAAGCTTTGTCTGGCTCTGGCTTCTGCTCCTGAAATGGAGACCAAGTTACTCTCTCAATTGAAAGTGGTTAGGAGGATTGGCAACTTTCTAGAATTCGTATGTGCAAAGGAGATGGAAGACTTGTTAGAACCAACTCTGGGGCTGTGCATGGCATTTCTAGCACGTTCAGTCACCTGCGGAAAAGAACCAACACTCTTAGGTGACTGTCCTCCTGAGGTGAGTGGTGTTGTTGATCCCCAACAATGCATTAGAGACATAATGGACTTTGGAAGCAATGTTGGTGTCATGCTAGCCTTGAGTGCATCTGCTAAAACCAACATTGCTGACATAGCTTCCAAATGCGTAGTTTTACTTCTTAAGGCAGCTCCTCGAGAAGCCACCACCGGTCTACTAACGAATCTCCCCAAGGTCAGTGTGATCCTCGAATCATGGAATAGAGGAATCTCTCACCTAATTGTGCAGCGAATGCTTCATGCTCTAGGTTATGCTTGCAAGCAGTACTTACTACATGCAATGATATTGTCAATATCCATGCCAGAGATTTCAAGAATTGAAGTGATTGTTTCTGAACTAAAGAGTTCAGGTGTTCCTGGTTTAGCCAAAACTGCTGCACTGGCTGCCTTGGAATTGCAGCGGCTGCCACGCTGCATTTGA